The following are encoded in a window of Novosphingobium sp. THN1 genomic DNA:
- a CDS encoding lipopolysaccharide biosynthesis protein, whose translation MAALAKGGRTNFLGFLLRLLARIPFLFIASRLYGAPAMGRFASALVMVEFAGMLATLGQKRGLAQRLAENDEHPANVVGDAVLLAMSLALGMGALIYLFPQSMYPSGNFTLADRLLVLSIPGLALGDLALAALAYRFDVATTVRARSVVEPWTISIAAGAFYFIWPSSGLTLAYLASVWAATGVAVFVLLRTYGLPRAWKPRPGPLWQIARRNIPLAGADAVEWGTRKLDVFILRFFVGEAPVGIYYFAQQIASLPQKLKTSFEPVLGPVITRSVKDKDYAAIAKQVCQVGFWIGAAQIGIALALGIPGEGLMGLGGPAFVSGTAALVFLLVAEVVASKAVVSEAALVYLARMRNLWISLATIALQAVLTIFLILVARQVTPGPMYVAAAASLALAISLGLSSAVKSRVLTRILGHSISNWRWGLAWAIIPAIAVGVAMTWAPEWAELAVGIPAILGIYCYMLWVRAFGPEDRVLFRKQQPA comes from the coding sequence ATCGCCGCGCTGGCCAAGGGCGGGCGGACGAATTTTCTCGGCTTCCTGCTGCGTCTTCTCGCGCGCATCCCGTTCCTTTTCATCGCCAGCCGCCTTTATGGCGCACCCGCCATGGGGCGCTTCGCCTCGGCACTGGTGATGGTCGAATTTGCCGGGATGCTGGCAACCCTCGGCCAGAAGCGCGGCCTTGCCCAGCGTCTTGCCGAGAACGACGAGCACCCCGCCAACGTCGTCGGCGATGCCGTGCTGCTGGCCATGTCGCTGGCGCTCGGCATGGGCGCGCTGATCTACCTGTTCCCACAATCGATGTATCCCAGCGGCAATTTCACGCTTGCCGACCGTCTGCTGGTGCTTTCGATCCCCGGCCTTGCGCTCGGCGACCTAGCCCTCGCTGCATTGGCCTACCGCTTTGACGTGGCGACCACGGTTCGCGCCCGTTCCGTGGTCGAGCCGTGGACCATCTCCATCGCGGCCGGCGCATTCTATTTCATCTGGCCGAGCTCCGGTCTCACACTTGCCTATCTCGCCTCGGTCTGGGCGGCGACGGGCGTCGCGGTCTTCGTCCTGCTGCGTACATATGGCCTGCCGCGTGCGTGGAAGCCGCGTCCAGGCCCGCTGTGGCAGATTGCCCGCCGCAACATCCCGCTGGCAGGCGCGGACGCCGTGGAATGGGGCACCCGCAAGCTCGACGTGTTCATCCTGCGCTTCTTCGTGGGCGAGGCGCCGGTCGGCATCTACTACTTCGCGCAGCAGATCGCCTCGTTGCCGCAGAAGCTCAAGACCAGCTTCGAACCGGTACTCGGCCCGGTCATCACCCGCAGCGTCAAGGACAAGGACTATGCCGCGATTGCCAAGCAGGTCTGCCAGGTCGGCTTCTGGATCGGCGCGGCGCAGATCGGCATTGCCTTGGCGCTCGGCATCCCGGGCGAGGGGCTGATGGGCCTTGGCGGTCCCGCCTTCGTTTCGGGCACCGCGGCGCTGGTGTTCCTGCTGGTGGCAGAAGTCGTCGCTTCCAAGGCGGTGGTGAGCGAGGCGGCGCTGGTCTACCTGGCGCGTATGCGCAACCTGTGGATCAGCCTCGCCACGATCGCGCTGCAGGCGGTGCTGACCATCTTCCTGATCCTTGTGGCCAGGCAGGTCACGCCGGGGCCGATGTACGTCGCCGCTGCAGCTTCGCTGGCTTTGGCCATCTCGCTTGGCCTGTCCTCGGCCGTGAAGTCCCGGGTGCTGACCCGCATTCTCGGCCATTCGATCAGCAACTGGCGTTGGGGCCTTGCCTGGGCGATCATACCCGCCATCGCGGTGGGCGTGGCGATGACCTGGGCACCCGAATGGGCCGAGCTGGCCGTTGGAATTCCCGCAATTCTGGGTATTTACTGCTACATGTTGTGGGTCCGCGCGTTCGGGCCAGAGGACCGCGTGCTGTTCCGCAAGCAGCAACCGGCCTGA
- a CDS encoding NAD(P)H-dependent glycerol-3-phosphate dehydrogenase: MTAGVGVVGAGAWGTALAQMLASDGREVLLWAREAELVEEINAQRTNSLFLPSAKLAPSIRATSDLAEMATLPVLLMVTPAQFLASVLGAMGRNSGDVVLCSKGIEAGTGRLMADVARTAAPGAEIAVLSGPTFAHEVAAGLPTAVTLACEGGEVQWQRLSTAIARPTFRPYYSDDVAGAEIGGAVKNVLAIACGVVDGLGLGQNARAALISRGFAEMQRFGLALGARAETLSGLSGLGDLVLTCSSTSSRNFSLGKALGEGASAADVLGARNSVAEGAFTAPVLAEIARNRDISMPIVEAVVTLLKGAAPARDVVAGLLSRPLKAETVLV, translated from the coding sequence ATGACCGCTGGTGTAGGTGTCGTTGGCGCAGGCGCATGGGGCACCGCACTCGCCCAGATGCTGGCGAGCGACGGCCGCGAAGTCCTGCTCTGGGCGCGGGAGGCCGAACTGGTCGAGGAAATCAACGCCCAGCGCACCAACAGCCTGTTTTTGCCTTCGGCCAAGCTCGCACCTTCGATCCGCGCCACCAGCGATCTTGCGGAAATGGCCACTCTGCCAGTGCTGCTGATGGTCACGCCTGCGCAGTTCCTGGCCAGCGTGCTCGGCGCGATGGGGCGCAACAGCGGCGACGTCGTGCTCTGCTCAAAGGGCATCGAAGCCGGGACCGGGCGGCTCATGGCCGATGTGGCCCGCACCGCCGCACCCGGCGCGGAAATCGCGGTGCTGTCCGGCCCCACTTTCGCCCATGAAGTGGCAGCGGGCCTGCCCACCGCCGTGACGCTTGCCTGCGAAGGCGGCGAAGTGCAGTGGCAGCGGCTTTCCACTGCCATCGCCCGCCCGACCTTCCGGCCCTATTACTCCGATGACGTAGCCGGTGCCGAAATCGGCGGCGCGGTGAAGAACGTCCTCGCCATCGCCTGCGGCGTGGTGGACGGCTTGGGGCTTGGCCAGAACGCCCGTGCGGCGCTGATCAGCCGCGGCTTTGCCGAGATGCAGCGCTTCGGCCTTGCCTTGGGCGCGCGGGCGGAAACGCTGTCCGGCCTTTCCGGCCTGGGAGACCTCGTGCTGACCTGTTCCTCCACCTCCAGCCGGAACTTCTCGCTCGGCAAGGCGCTGGGCGAAGGCGCCAGCGCAGCGGATGTGCTTGGCGCAAGGAACTCGGTGGCCGAGGGCGCCTTCACCGCGCCGGTCCTCGCGGAAATCGCGCGTAATCGGGATATCTCCATGCCGATCGTCGAGGCCGTGGTGACACTCCTCAAAGGCGCTGCCCCGGCGCGGGACGTGGTCGCAGGATTGCTGTCGCGCCCGCTCAAGGCGGAAACAGTCCTTGTCTGA
- a CDS encoding uroporphyrinogen-III synthase, with the protein MNLPLVVIRPEPGNTATCASARALGLEAIAAPLFEIEPVGWDVPDERFDAILAGSANVFRHGGAGLAAFAKVPVIAVGETTAAAARSAGFAVARVGEGGLQPVVATLPPGNYIRIAGEDRVTLTPPEGVRIVTVVTYASRKRAVSAALLTALNRSAVVLLHSGEASRHFAQECERLGISKESLHLACLAPRIAELAGNGWGTVAVAAGRTDKEVLELGARMCQTM; encoded by the coding sequence ATGAACTTGCCGCTGGTGGTGATCCGGCCCGAGCCGGGGAATACGGCGACCTGCGCGTCGGCGCGCGCCTTGGGGCTGGAAGCGATCGCCGCGCCGCTTTTCGAGATCGAGCCGGTGGGCTGGGACGTGCCGGACGAGCGCTTTGACGCCATCCTTGCCGGCAGCGCCAACGTATTCCGCCATGGCGGGGCGGGTTTGGCGGCCTTCGCGAAGGTGCCGGTGATCGCGGTGGGCGAGACCACGGCTGCGGCGGCACGATCTGCCGGGTTTGCCGTGGCGCGCGTCGGCGAAGGCGGATTGCAGCCGGTTGTCGCCACGCTGCCGCCCGGGAATTACATCCGAATCGCAGGTGAAGATCGCGTGACGCTGACCCCGCCCGAAGGGGTACGAATCGTCACGGTTGTAACTTACGCGTCCCGGAAACGGGCAGTTTCCGCAGCGCTCCTAACCGCCCTGAATCGCAGTGCGGTGGTGCTGCTGCACTCCGGCGAAGCTTCCCGACATTTCGCGCAGGAATGCGAAAGACTTGGAATCTCCAAGGAAAGCCTCCATCTGGCATGCTTGGCCCCACGCATAGCGGAACTCGCTGGCAATGGCTGGGGCACAGTCGCAGTGGCTGCCGGCAGGACCGACAAGGAGGTTCTGGAACTCGGCGCGCGGATGTGCCAGACAATGTGA
- the tsaD gene encoding tRNA (adenosine(37)-N6)-threonylcarbamoyltransferase complex transferase subunit TsaD: protein MALILGIESSCDETAAAVIDGNGTTLGARIVAQRIASQDEAHRPYGGVVPEIAARAHVEVLGPMVEAVLADAGMTLNDVDAIAATAGPGLIGGVMVGLVTAKALAMATGKPLVAVNHLEGHALSPRLADPSLQYPYLLLLVSGGHCQILEVAGVGQYRRLATTIDDALGEAFDKTAKILGLGYPGGPAVERLAREGNPKAVPLPRPLVGSGEPHFSFAGLKSAVMRAKDAGIHIDADIAASFQQAALDCVVDRTRIALAAAAPGMTALVVAGGVAANAALRGALEALAAEHGLPLVAPPPKLCTDNAAMIGWAGAERFALGYTDPLDVAARPRWPLDDNAAPVRGAGVKA, encoded by the coding sequence ATGGCCCTGATCCTTGGCATAGAATCCAGCTGTGATGAAACCGCCGCCGCGGTGATCGACGGCAATGGCACCACGCTTGGCGCGCGAATTGTCGCGCAACGCATTGCTTCACAAGACGAAGCGCACCGCCCCTACGGTGGTGTCGTGCCCGAAATCGCCGCGCGCGCGCATGTCGAAGTGCTGGGGCCAATGGTAGAGGCAGTGCTCGCCGATGCGGGCATGACGCTGAACGATGTCGATGCGATTGCGGCAACCGCAGGCCCCGGCCTGATCGGTGGAGTCATGGTCGGCCTCGTCACCGCCAAGGCGCTGGCCATGGCGACAGGCAAGCCGCTGGTGGCGGTCAACCACCTCGAAGGCCACGCGCTTTCACCGCGCCTCGCTGATCCGAGCTTGCAGTACCCCTATCTGTTGCTGCTGGTTTCGGGCGGGCACTGCCAGATCCTCGAAGTCGCAGGCGTTGGTCAGTATCGCCGCCTCGCCACCACCATCGACGATGCGCTGGGCGAGGCCTTCGACAAGACCGCGAAGATCCTCGGCCTGGGCTATCCCGGTGGCCCCGCCGTCGAAAGGTTGGCGCGCGAGGGCAATCCCAAGGCCGTGCCGCTGCCGCGCCCGCTGGTGGGAAGCGGCGAACCGCACTTCTCCTTCGCCGGGCTCAAGAGCGCGGTGATGCGGGCCAAGGATGCGGGCATTCACATCGATGCCGATATCGCCGCCTCGTTCCAGCAGGCCGCGCTCGATTGCGTGGTTGATCGCACGCGCATTGCGCTCGCCGCTGCTGCGCCCGGGATGACGGCGCTGGTCGTTGCAGGTGGCGTTGCCGCCAACGCAGCGCTGCGCGGCGCGCTTGAAGCTCTGGCTGCCGAACACGGCCTCCCACTGGTCGCCCCGCCGCCGAAACTGTGCACAGACAATGCCGCGATGATCGGCTGGGCTGGCGCTGAGCGTTTCGCTCTGGGATATACCGACCCGCTCGACGTGGCAGCGCGCCCGCGCTGGCCGCTCGACGACAATGCCGCGCCGGTGCGCGGCGCAGGGGTGAAGGCATGA
- the hemC gene encoding hydroxymethylbilane synthase, translating to MNTATPQKPLRLGTRRSPLAMAQAEETRERLCAAHGWDKSMVEIVPVTASGDKILDRPLAEIGGKALWTKELDAWLFEGEIDFAVHSMKDVETLRPEEFCIAAVLPRADVRDVLVGAASIHAIPPGARVGTSAPRRAAQMLHARPDLKIVGFRGNVATRLAKLQADEADVTLLAAAGLQRLGETGVGTPLSEFEWLPAPAQGAIGIECLVASDDVRGWLSAIDDRPTHQAVMAERALLAALGGNCHSPIAVLTTHHESSLTVRAAIYSPDGAERIEASETFAPADGEGPKRLAHRLLSEAPESVTVHFSGT from the coding sequence ATGAACACAGCCACTCCCCAGAAGCCGCTGAGGCTCGGAACCCGCCGCTCCCCGCTCGCCATGGCTCAGGCGGAGGAAACCCGCGAACGACTGTGCGCCGCCCATGGTTGGGACAAAAGCATGGTCGAAATCGTGCCGGTCACCGCCAGCGGCGACAAGATCCTCGACCGGCCGCTGGCCGAGATCGGCGGCAAGGCGCTGTGGACCAAGGAACTCGACGCCTGGCTGTTCGAAGGCGAGATCGACTTCGCAGTCCATTCGATGAAGGACGTGGAAACGCTGCGGCCTGAAGAATTCTGCATCGCCGCCGTTCTTCCCCGCGCCGACGTGCGTGACGTGCTGGTTGGTGCGGCCTCCATCCATGCCATTCCGCCCGGCGCGCGCGTCGGCACCAGCGCGCCGCGCCGTGCCGCGCAGATGCTTCACGCCCGGCCGGACCTCAAGATCGTCGGCTTTCGCGGCAATGTCGCCACGCGGCTGGCGAAATTGCAGGCGGACGAGGCGGACGTGACGCTGCTCGCCGCAGCGGGCCTGCAGAGGCTGGGTGAGACCGGTGTCGGCACGCCGCTGTCGGAGTTCGAGTGGCTACCTGCCCCGGCGCAAGGCGCGATCGGCATTGAATGCCTGGTGGCGAGCGATGACGTGCGCGGCTGGCTTTCAGCCATCGACGACCGCCCGACGCATCAGGCGGTCATGGCAGAGCGCGCGCTGCTGGCGGCGCTGGGCGGCAATTGCCACAGCCCGATTGCGGTGCTGACCACGCACCACGAAAGTTCGCTGACCGTGCGCGCCGCGATCTACAGCCCGGACGGGGCAGAGCGGATCGAGGCGAGCGAGACGTTCGCGCCCGCCGATGGCGAGGGTCCGAAGCGGCTGGCCCATCGCCTGCTGTCAGAGGCGCCGGAATCCGTGACGGTGCACTTCTCCGGCACATGA
- a CDS encoding addiction module antidote protein, with product MALKVYPFDPANHLETEEDILFYLEAAMEGNDPKHIAGALGNIARSKGMSEIARKTGLGRQALYKSLSEDGNPTLETLVAVLSVLGLELTVQKRAA from the coding sequence ATGGCATTGAAGGTCTACCCATTTGATCCAGCCAATCATCTTGAGACCGAGGAGGACATCCTTTTCTATCTCGAAGCGGCAATGGAAGGGAACGATCCCAAGCACATCGCCGGAGCGCTGGGTAATATCGCCCGCTCCAAGGGCATGAGCGAGATTGCCCGGAAAACCGGTTTGGGGCGTCAGGCCCTCTACAAATCCCTCTCCGAAGACGGTAACCCCACACTTGAAACACTGGTGGCGGTCCTTTCGGTGCTTGGGCTCGAATTGACCGTCCAGAAGCGGGCCGCCTGA